The Deltaproteobacteria bacterium CG11_big_fil_rev_8_21_14_0_20_49_13 genome includes a window with the following:
- a CDS encoding glycosyl transferase family 1, which yields MPKLSDYEPIVGKVVIDELANLAGLLKGKRIQNINSTAVGGGVAEILNRMVPLLQELGVDAKWDVIKGGEDFFNVTKAIHNALHGAPVDITEAMWKAFWETGDKNNQDLKCDADIVFVHDPQPIKLVDQKRDNKWLWRCHVDVSIADPNVWDVLKQYIVKYDSAVFSAPSFSKPLPIRQFLISPSIDPLSDKNRELSEEEIEKVLDHYELRRNKPIVTQISRFDRLKDPLGVIAAYRNVKKYNDCQLVLAGGTAVDDPESVAVLAEVQNEARSDKDIHVILMAQNDIHINALQRASDVIVQKSLKEGFGLTVTEALWKSKPVVASAVGGIPLQVKHKFHGLLCHSPEGAAFAIKQLLQNPEFAQQLAANGREHVKQNFLLTRHLKEYMLLFLSLFHTDDIVNL from the coding sequence ATGCCAAAGCTAAGTGATTACGAACCGATCGTAGGCAAGGTCGTTATTGACGAACTCGCGAATCTTGCGGGTCTTCTGAAGGGTAAGAGGATTCAGAACATAAATTCCACGGCCGTAGGCGGAGGCGTTGCCGAGATACTCAACAGGATGGTCCCCCTTCTTCAGGAACTGGGGGTCGACGCCAAATGGGACGTTATTAAAGGGGGCGAGGACTTCTTCAATGTTACAAAGGCCATCCACAACGCACTTCACGGTGCCCCGGTCGATATCACTGAAGCCATGTGGAAAGCCTTCTGGGAGACGGGTGACAAGAACAACCAGGACCTCAAATGCGATGCCGACATCGTCTTTGTCCACGATCCCCAGCCTATAAAGCTTGTGGACCAGAAAAGGGACAATAAGTGGCTCTGGAGATGCCACGTGGATGTCTCGATCGCCGATCCAAATGTCTGGGATGTTCTGAAACAGTATATAGTAAAATATGATTCTGCGGTCTTCTCCGCCCCCTCGTTCTCAAAACCGCTCCCCATCAGACAGTTCCTAATATCCCCTTCGATCGATCCTTTAAGTGATAAGAACCGGGAGCTTTCCGAAGAGGAGATAGAGAAGGTGCTGGACCACTATGAGCTAAGAAGGAACAAGCCGATAGTCACCCAGATATCCAGGTTCGACAGGTTAAAGGACCCTCTCGGCGTCATAGCGGCCTACAGAAATGTAAAGAAATATAACGACTGTCAGTTGGTGCTCGCCGGAGGAACGGCAGTGGACGACCCCGAATCGGTCGCAGTGCTCGCCGAGGTTCAAAACGAGGCAAGATCTGACAAGGATATACACGTGATCTTAATGGCGCAGAACGATATACATATAAACGCATTGCAAAGGGCCTCCGACGTCATCGTTCAAAAATCTCTCAAAGAGGGCTTTGGGTTGACGGTAACAGAGGCCCTGTGGAAATCAAAGCCGGTAGTTGCTTCGGCGGTTGGGGGAATACCTCTTCAGGTAAAACACAAGTTCCACGGCCTTTTGTGCCATAGTCCGGAAGGGGCGGCGTTCGCGATCAAACAGCTCCTCCAAAATCCGGAGTTCGCGCAACAACTTGCGGCCAACGGAAGAGAGCACGTAAAACAGAACTTCCTCCTGACAAGGCATCTTAAGGAATATATGCTATTATTCCTCTCGCTCTTTCATACGGACGATATAGTCAATTTGTAA